From Rutidosis leptorrhynchoides isolate AG116_Rl617_1_P2 chromosome 3, CSIRO_AGI_Rlap_v1, whole genome shotgun sequence, a single genomic window includes:
- the LOC139902212 gene encoding uncharacterized protein, which translates to MNLDLERAKEKWVTQLHELEELKLEAYDNSLVYKEKTKRWHDTRLKGPKEFNPNDKVLVYNSRFKFSPGKLKSRWTSPYIVKKAYPTGYVELYGNGNTFKVNGHRLKVYRDDINTIELDDIKLYPK; encoded by the coding sequence ATGAACCTAGACCTAGAAAGAGCTAAGGAAAAATGGGTGACACAATTGCATGAATTAGAGGAGCTTAAGTTAGAGGCATATGACAACTCTTTAgtatacaaagagaaaactaagcgTTGGCATGATACTCGACTCAAAGGTCCCAAAGAATTTAATCCCAACGATAAGGTCTTAGTTTACAACTCCCGCTTTAAGTTCTCACCCGGTAAGTTGAAATCTAGATGGACGAGTCCGTACATTGTTAAGAAAGCTTATCCTACGGGTTATGTGGAGTTATATGGGAATGGGAACACTTTCAAGGTTAATGGTCATAGACTGAAGGTTTATAGAGATGACATCAATACTATTGAGCTAGATGACATCAAGCTCTACCCAAAATGA